agttggtgtctacattccttcaggagactagcggggaatctatcagggcctacagcagaatagtatttgacctcatttattgctgctatgatatcagaggcagtgaaggttatgtctgagattttatgttgggcatcaacttcgttcgcttctcttacgtcaatatcagtgggaacacaaaagacagagcagtattgtttctgcagtatttctgccatttctttagcatcgtgttggggaatgccgttatcatcaatcaatggcccaatggacacagtggttctatgcttatttgcataagaatagaacacttttgggttctgtttgatgtttttgattacacactgttcctccacagctctgattttcaatggaggttttcatgtgggtctgcagatgaagtttttccaactccagccttttcattgttgttgaatgtggatgttgtatgcgggaatattttaattggttgatttttttactgagtcttttgatgcgcctgatgattgtttttttttcttttaggaagccggtttctgtttgtgttagtggaTTTCGTAGGAGCATGTtttgagcatgtataggtgacaatgttctcAAAGTGCTGTTATGCGGTCTCAATTtgggtggaattgagagtaaaagaccagtcgatgaaagacagatccttcctgattgctccccagtccgctttgtggaagtttatgttgtcaaatgagtgggattggctggtttggttttgatatatcgggaattaagattgcagagaaccatgtcgtggtctgagaggagagttttttcaactgaaatactgtgaacggaGCTAGAGTGGTTGGTTAATATTaaatccaagatcgttttattctgtcttgttggttcgagcactagctgagtcaggaagaatttatccattagattaaagagtaattctgctgctgctttctctgatgtagagcatttgcctaacttcagagtatttgtgggccagtttatATGAGGGAGGTTAAATCATCCATTACTAGTTATATGAGGGAGGTTAAATCACCCATTACTAGTTATATGAGGGAGGTTAAATCACCCATTACATGTTCCCGGAGTTGTATTTTTGAAGGAAGGACTTGATTTTgttaaggcactcttcaaagtactttagaggtgcTTAGGGAGGTCTGTAAAGACAAACAATAATTATGTCTTTGGCTTTGGTGAACAGTGATATAGATTCacaatagccattggaaaatatgtccttggcatcaactGAAAAGGAGTCAtagataaagatggctgtccctccttTATATCGGTCTGTGCCATCTGCACGAAcgatggtgaaatcttttattttctcctcGGCATCCATATTTGTGTTGTTTAGGTGAGTTtcagtaaggataaagaaagggaagcaatgtgtcGTTTcagcaagccaactctctatatatgggatcttccatttttgggcaatgtttgatgggttgatgccacgtacatttaacaggaatgtcaagggtagtttgatgtttgcattgttctaagTTATGTTTTATGGTGTTCAGAGGTAACAATGTGGGTAGTTTTtgtatggagctgtgtgtgtatgattttctagttggtagtgggtgtgtggtccttgtgatttgcataaatggttgctgatagctcgttggatctcctggcttagatcagccttcatattttctaggtaagTCACTAAAAAAGAATTGCCTCTTTGGTTTGCTacttggtcagaggatacatagttcatgtttatgttatttggtcTTATGTTTTTTTCGTGGGTCTGTCTTCGTTAATTGATTGTAGGAGGTGAAAtgtggttgtattttgtttttgttgttgtcgtaggTCTTCtctgttgctgtttatatttaactttgcgatcgttttgtgcccttcagatggtggtgATTGCATTCTGTGTTCAAGCACATCCTTACTGATAcagaagtttggcacagtttaggatggaagAAGGTGCATCCATTGCCTTTTGTGCATCCATATTTGGGATCAGGACCATTGGCTCTGTATTTAGGACAGCATTTAGGGTGGAGGTGAGGGCAGTTTTTTCCCGTTATACCATAGGGACAGGTGCCCTTAACAAGTCTACGACATAAGGTAGGATGGAAAAAAGCACAGCGTCCCTTGTTGGTGCCGCTGGGGCCAATTCTACAGTTGCCTTGAGAATGGTAACGACAGGTTTTTTAACGTGGGTGTAGTAGAGGTTTTCTATTCTGGCAGGCTCGTTGGTCAGTGGTCctattgtagtagcagtagcagactgttgttgttgttgctgtagcagcAGTGAAACTTGACTTGCAACAGTAGGTCTTGGTGGAATCGGGTCAAATACTGGTGCCAAACAAGGTGCTTCTAATGTTGTAGCAGTagcaggctgttgttgttgtgatagtgAGTTCTGGCTTGCCAAGGTAGTGTTGGGTGGAATTCGGTCAGATAGTGATATCAATGAGGATGTTGTTTGTTGCTGGCTATCGGGTCGTTGAAGTGACCCCTGACCTATTGGAGTTGGGTCATTTGGTGCACTACATCCATTGACAAGTATGGCTTTTAGTGTTGCCATGTGCGTGTGGAAAATAGGAAATAATCTTGtgatctcttttattttattttcgatctGTTTTGCAGATCTGTAAAAGGATAGTTTTGCTAAATTTTCAGCGCTTTTACTGTAAACGTTAGCTTTTACACAATCGTTATGGTGAGTGTACCAAGCGTTTATCAGTGCACTGATTTCATTTTCTACCCAGTGGCGTTTTGGAATATCATTGGCCATATTCAGTGGGTCAGTATTATACACTGTACGTCAGTTATTGATGACTTGATGTATAATAGTGAATGCACCGTTGAAAGGTTTGTGTCGATATATTCGGAAATGCGtggttatatctgtgtgtgtgtgggggatggtAGTGAAATAGTAGAATAGTAGAATTCAAAAGTTCTGGGACTAAAAACAAGGAATGTTACTGCTGACTTGAGTTGAAATATACTTCTTTGGTTATTGACCGGCCGGAGCTATGGAAAGTACGTCTTGTCACGACGAATGCCCATACGACGTGTAAGAATGAACTAACGTCTCGTAAAACATGGAGGAAACTGTTCAAAAAGTTGTTAGGAAGAAATAacgtgaagttatatatatatatatatatatatatatatatatatattatatatatatatatatatataatatatatacaaagctacacgaagaagatagcctctatgcagcatataagctattgggaaagactcaagagattaagactctattccttagagcgtaggcgagaaagatatgccgtaatatacatctgggagatcctggaaggacttgtcccaaactttggcatcgagagttacacaaatactagaactgggcgcaagtacatagtgccaaggactccaaatttgccatcaagatgtaggacaagatactgccaacgcctgggcttcagaggtcgacagctcttcaatatcttccCGAAGGACCTCAGAGACATGCATGGGGTGGATGaagatgtcttcaaaataaagctggacctcttcttgtcaggtgtcccagatgaaccaacttcactgcaggaggtgcagatgatgGCAGtagcatcaaactctctcatgcaacAAATGTCAATtgttaaaaagcattcgtgaagtaaaatcatgtagcaacaccgaatgggggtgccccagcatggccacagctcgtgagctgaaactagatgagatgaaatgaaatgaatatatatatatatatatatatatatatagagagagagagagagagagagagagaaagaaagatagatatgtatatatgtatatatgtatatatttatatatatatatacacacaaatatgtttatatatatatatagatagagagagagggggagaacgagagagagataatatattcCTAAGCATCTCAAAGAGAGACATACAGCGACAGcacaataaaatgataatattttgCTAACATAATGCGTCAATCCTAGGATGTGGcgaatgctattattattttgcCTCAAGAAACAATGTTtctagctggctatatgacacaaaagttctgtttttatattttcaaacaggggagatcaGCAGCTCCACGCACCAAGACTTGACATCGACGGACTGGTTTCTGTATTATTGCTCTTTATCAGCGTGGAGTAGCTTGGTTGGTTAGTTGTCGCTACCGATCTATTAtcgaaaatatatacaattcaaagtgacaaacatagaaatattatatttctaaatctctccaaAAGAGACATACAGTAACGACACAATAGAGTGCTGactgccaacataatgtggctttCCCAGGATGGGAGGAAAGCTCCTGTTACTTATCCCCATGAAACATCGATTCTATCTCGCTATACGAGACAAatattctgtgtccttatattttcgagcaGGGCAGATCTGAACCTCCACCCAAGTAGCAAGCCAGAAAACGGTCAAAGAGTTTATGCCACCGATGCTAATGCTGCTGAATTGGCAGAGGAACCAGAGGACATCATCCACACTGCGTTTTTCAAACTTTCCCACAGATCCTACAAGAAACATCCTATGGCATTGATGTACTTGCCAACACATGGCCTGCCCCAAACCTACCGCACAGGGTCAAGCACTCTTCCCACAGATCCTACAAAAATCATCCTATGGCATTGATGTACTTGCCAGATATATCAATGAAACTGAGCCAAAACTACTTTCGGACCAGCAATGCGCTTCCGACACCATTGGAGCCTCCAGTATATCCATTTGCTCAAACCTTGTTGTATCCTCAGGTACCATCCTACCTCACCTGGAACAAGAAGACATGGATGCATAAACTTTGATAATTGCCTGGGGAGTGTTTTCACAGTACATCTCAGCGAGCATGAGTGTTTCTATCTCCCTCTGAAACTGCATGGGGCTAGATGACCAACGTGTTTCCAAGACCTAAAAATTGTTGATGGACAACTTTGTGCTACATATAGGGAAGTCTGCATTAAACACGGACTGCTAGAAAATGAAACACAGTGGGATACAACTCTGGCAGAAGCTGGTACCACAGTCACCTAGAAGTCTCAGGGCAATATCTACAGTATTATTGCAAACATGGGATCTGTGTGATTCTGCCTCTTTGTGGATCAAGTGCAGAGATGACCTGTCTGAAGTTCTGAAGCATCAAGTACAATTACGGTTTCCTGTCATGGAAGTAGGTTCCAGTCACGAAGTCTAAAATAGAGCAATAATTGACCTAGAAGAGAAGATTGTTTTAATGGGTGGAAATGTTTTGCCAACACATGGCCTGCCCCAAACCTACCGCACAGGGTCAAGCACTCTTCCCACAGATCCTACAAGAAACATCCTATGGCATTGATGTACTCGCCGCCAGATATATCAATGAAACTGAGCCAAAACTACTTTCGGACCAGCAATGCGCTTCCAACACCATTGGAGCCTCCAGTATACTGGAGCCTCTAGAACTATCTCCTCTTAGATTGGAAGTTATAGTGGGAACTCCAGTAATGCTATTGAGGAATTTCGATCCATCAACAGTCTGCAATGGGATACGCCTTGTGGTAAAGAATATGATGCCACATGTTATTGAGGCCTCCATTCTGTCTGAATGTGGAAATGGAAAGGATGTTTTCGTACCCAGGACTCTTCCTATTTTATCGGGAGCAGAAATTCAATTTCCATTCAGAAGGATGCAATTTCTCATTCGGGCCCGCTTCGCAATGTCTATAAATAAACCCCAGAGTCAGACAAAGACTGTGGTAGGACTTAATTGGGAAGAGTCGTGCTTCTCACAGGCAGTTATATGTTGGCTTCTCTACAGTGGAAAGCAAAGCAAAAATCTGTTTGCATACTTTCCACAAGGAAAATATTGATTACCAAGAGGATTTGTAGGAATTACTACCTTCTACGATGCGCTCCAGTATCCACTGTTCTTAGCGAATGAGGAAGAGGGATACTACTTCGGAATTCAACAGGTTAATACCAACAATCCCGAAGACCTGACCAACAAAGCAGTTTCCTGTATGGACCTCCGTATCAAATTATATTCTCCAATTACTCCCACCAACCACGTGGAAAGCCATTTTGCCTTATTTTCTCATGTAATTCATTACTATGTTTCTTATTCTACATCCACCCAAACAAGCCAATGTCAACCCTTTGTCTTCTTCAACACTTCAACAGTTCGTTTCACCGTTGCCGTCTCCTATTGCAGCTCCTTTCCGAAATGCAACCATTGACATACGATGTCTACATTACACTTACATTCATCCAACTGTCAACCATACTATGGGTTGTGGGAGCCGCAACACCGGCAgccgcaaaggagagtatatccccTGGCATACCCACTCACCACCCATTTTCCATGAGAGGTTAGGGCCTGAAGTCCTCCATACGGACTCATGACAtgtcgcttagttgaattagcccatcatttacttcacaaatgttttgtcTTCAATGCTATACTTCACCGCATCAAATGGTTGAACATAACTGCAATATATTTACTAACTATGCTAGTTTAATCCCGATCAATGCCGGATATCTCTGCTAATCTATAGATAAATCACACATTTCTCTTACAGCTGTTCGGTCTGGTGCCATATACACACAGTGGGGAAAACGAAATTGCACTTCTAGAAGATCTACCCAAGTCTATTCAGGTAAGCATATATAATGCTTCACCTCAACATTGGTTATTTATGTCTCGAGAATTTTCACACTACAACACAACACACTTCTAGATTACTAAACGTTACAAATAGTTTACCAGGAATAAAACTCGAGACATGGATTTTACTCAAAatactatttttttaaacaacttttGATTCGTCTTCtgaaaagaaataagtgaaaactaTAATTAATCAATTCTTATTTAATTCACTAGAACCTTTGTTTGTTGACGATAATTGATGAATGTTAATTAGATTTGATCGCTACAGTGGAACAATTGTTCTCCATTGCACTCATTTATTTGATTCATTAGAtatttcaatttgatttatagATGTTATTTCATTCATTAGATAATTCAAAAATTAACACTGAAATCGCATATTTGTTGACAGGTCTAGCTGCCGGAACACATTACTCACACTCTGGAGGCGGAAGCAACTATTTGTGCTTAACAATGAACCCTCAATGGGGCAATTACACAAACATTAATGAGGCATACACCGGCTATATACACGGTGTCGAATATGAAGTAGCATCCTATGCGAAAAGTAAGACATTTGGAATGTTTGCACCTAAATCATACGCTTTGCAGGATCAAGATGTCCCTTGTGCAGTCTGTGAAACTAACAAACCTGCTTCAGTATTGATGATTCCAGGTCGAAAAGAGTGTGTGGGTAAATGGAAAATGGAGTATTCAGGTTATTTGATGTCAGAATATTATAAGCATGCAGGTAgaactgaatatatatgtgtcG
This DNA window, taken from Octopus sinensis linkage group LG4, ASM634580v1, whole genome shotgun sequence, encodes the following:
- the LOC115210429 gene encoding uncharacterized protein LOC115210429 — its product is MISASKPRDSLAKFHQKLGTPLILVGVMFVMMTVTYFHQTSRISELEKRAIPQTIPTPTPSVAVRSGAIYTQWGKRNCTSRRSTQVYSGLAAGTHYSHSGGGSNYLCLTMNPQWGNYTNINEAYTGYIHGVEYEVASYAKSKTFGMFAPKSYALQDQDVPCAVCETNKPASVLMIPGRKECVGKWKMEYSGYLMSEYYKHAGRTEYICVDKEAEADTKGYENKNGALLYHVQAVVGSLPSPPYENYRELTCVVCSK